The genomic stretch CTTGGAACAGAAGATGTTGCTTGTGTAATTGATGCAAAACATTTGTGTGTAAACTCACGAGGAATCAGAGATATAGAAAGCAGCACAGTAACTGCTGAATTTGGTGGAAAATTTAAAAATGAGAAAACGCGCTTAGAATTCCTAGATTATATTAAATTAGATACCAAATTTTAATCAACCAAATTTTTCATCAATAACCATGAAATTATATCAAGAACAAGAACTAAAAATATACAATTCCCTCACAAACCAAAAAGAAGTTTTTAAACCTATTAATGAAGGTCATGTCGGAATGTATGTGTGCGGCCCCACAGTTTACAGCAATGTTCACTTAGGAAACGTACGTACGTTTATGTCTTTTGATATGATTTTTAGATATCTAACACATTTAGGCTATAAAGTACGCTATGTACGAAATATTACAGATGTTGGACATTTAGAGAATGATGCAGACGAAGGCGAAGACAGAATTGCTAAAAAAGCACGTTTGGAAGAACTGGAACCTATGGAAATTGTGCAACGCTATACCGTTGACTTTCATGAAATTCTACAAAAATTTAATTTCCACCCGCCAAGTATTGAACCAACTGCAACAGGACACATTATTCAGCAAATCGAAATTGTAAAAACGATTCTTGAAAAAGGATATGCTTACGAAGTAAATGGTTCTGTCTATTTTGACGTATTAAAGTTTAATGAAACTCACGAATACGGTAAACTTAGCAATCGAAAAGTAGAAGACTTAGTTCACAATACAAGAGCTTTAGATGGTCAGAGTGATAAAAAAAATCCACAAGATTTTGCACTCTGGAAAAAAGCAGAAGAAAAACACATCATGCATTGGCCTTCTCCTTGGAGTGAAGGTTTTCCGGGTTGGCACTTGGAATGTACTGCAATGAGTACAAAATATTTAGGCGATAAATTTGATATTCACGGTGGCGGAATGGACTTGAAATTTCCACATCACGAATGTGAAATTGCTCAAAATGAAGCTTCAAAAGGAACTTCGCCTGTAAATTACTGGATGCACGCAAATATGTTGACGCTGAATGGTAAGAAAATGGCGAAATCTACTGGAAATAATATTCTTCCTGGAGAAATTTTCTCTGGAAAGAATAAGAACTTAACCAAAGGATTTGCCGCAAGTGTGGCTCGTTTTTTTATGATGCAAGCCAATTATAGAAGTATTCTTGATTTTAGTAATGATGCTTTATTGGCTTCCGAAAAAGGATTCAACAAGTTAATGGAAGCTATAAAAACGCTATACGGTTTGAAACCTGTTGGCGACAAAACTACTTTTAATTTATCAGTTTGGAAACGTGGTTGCTATGACGCATTAAATGACGATTTTAATACACCGATTTTAATTGCCGATTTGTTTGAAGCAGTACGGTTTATCAATCTGTTGAAAGATGGAAAAGAAACTATTTTAGCAGAAGATTTAGCTTCTCTAAAAGAAAGCATGCATGCGTTTGTGTTTGATATCTTAGGATTAGAGCAACAAAGCGGTTCCGATGATGATGGCGATGCACTTTCTGGCGTTGTAGAATTGTTAATCAATTTGCGAAACGAAGCACGCGCTAACAAAGATTTTGCTACTTCAGACAAAATTCGTGATGAACTATTAGCATTAGGAATTCAACTGAAAGATGGAAAAGATGGCACTTCTTTTTCAGTTGAATAACAACTAATTTAAACACAAAAATACATGAGTGACATTGGTATTGTTGCACTAATTGTTGGTGGAATTATCGTTTTGATAAATATTGTCATTCAATTTTCCAATCTGGTAGGAATTATACAATACGCCTTTGCTACAAATTCATTATCCAATTATTGGAAGTATTTTTTCAAAGGAAATTTTAGTGCTCGCGCGTTGATTTCTTCGTTAATCGGATTGGTAATTGCAATTTTTATTTTCTTCCTCATTGCGCCTTTTGTTTTATACAGAAAGTACATCCTGAAAAGAAACGCATAACACCTCAAACTAAATTATTATTAAAAAGATCCTTATATATCCTTTTCTATTAATCATCCGTTTTTACCAAGCGGCAATTTCTCCGTTTACACCTTCGGTATGTCGGTATACGCCAACATGTTCACATTACACCGCAGAAGCATTACAGAAACACGGGTTATTTCGCGGTGGAAAATTAGCCATAAAACGTATTTTTAGTTGCAATCCTTTCGGCGGAAGCGGATACGATCCTGTGCCAGACAAGCTTCATAAAAAGAAGAATTAAATTTCCAATCAGACACCAAATTCAAAGAATTGATCAAGGGTTATATACTAAATTTGGAATCTCGTTATGCAACGAGATTAGTCCAATCAACAACTTTGAATACGTCTTAGATACTGAATCAAGTTCAGCACAAGCTTTTCAAAATTGAGTTTCACTAAAATAACATTCCTTTACGATTTGCTTTCGTTGATTTTCGTTTCGTTTCCCTATATTTACACCTTATAAACAACTCCATATGCACTTTTTAAGTATCCCTTGGAATCCTAGTGAAGTTTTATTTAGCTTGGGTCCAATTCAAATTAGATATTACAGCTTAATGTTCATCATTGCATTCAGTTTAGGATATTACATCTTGAAAAAAATGTATGAACATGCTAATGTTAAGTTAGAATATTTGGATTCATTGTTCATGTATTCCGTAATTGCAACCTTACTTGGCGCACGTTTAGGCGCTGTTATCTTTTATGATTGGCATTATTACCAAGATCATTTAATAGAAATTTTACTCCCAATAAAAGAAGATCCGAATGCAGCTTTATTTGGGTTTATTAATGGCTATAAATTTACAGGATTTGCAGGTTTGGCAAGTCATGGAGGAGCCATCGGAGTTATTTTCGCCATGTATTTACACAGACGAAAACATCAATATAAAAGCTTATTATGGATTTTAGATAGAATTGTAGTTCCTGTAGCCATTGGCGGCGCTTTTGTACGCTTAGGAAACTTCTTTAATTCTGAAATTGTCGGAACGTATACAAACTCTGATTTTGGTGTAATTTTTAAAGCGAATGGAGATACATTACCTCGTCATCCTGCACAATTATATGAAGCAATTTGCTACGTGATTCTGTTTGTTATTTTATGGTTTTTATATTGGAAAACCGATAAGAAAGAAAAACCAGGCTATCTTTTTGGATTGTTTTTAGTGCTGTTATGGACAATACGTTTCTTTGTAGAGTTTGTGAAGAAAGCGCAAGTTGATACACGTGAAGACTGGTTGTTAAGTACAGGACAATGGTTGAGTATTCCATTTGTAATTGTTGGACTTTACTTTATGCTTAGAAAAACGAACAATACAACTCCAGAAACTGCCAAGTCATGAGAAAATTTTTGATCCTTCTTTGTTTCACAATTGCGTTTGTTTCTTGTGATTCAAATCAAAATAAAAAAATAAAAACGGTTGAAATTACGTTTCAAAAAGAAGGTCGATTGACACTTTCTAAAGCTAGTGGAAAAGATATTATTACACTTGACGTTGAACTTGCAGAAACCGATTATGAACGCGAAACAGGCTTAATGCATCGTGCTTCGATGAAAGATACGCAAGGAATGCTTTTTATATTTCCGACCGAGTTTCCTAGAAGTTTTTTTATGAAGAATACGCTGATTCCTTTAGATATTATTTATTTAGATGCGAAGATGAAGATTGTAAGTTTTCAAGAGAATGCAATACCTTTAGACGAAACCGGATTGCCTTCTGAAATTCCTGCCATGTACGTATTAGAAGTGAATGCAGGTTTGGCTGAGAAATGGTTGCTAGAAATTGGTGATGGCATTACACTTTTAAAAAATTAAACTATACTTCTGAAAGTACTTAATATATTTTTTGGCATTGCGTTAGCACTTGGTATTCCGTTTTTTGGCATGCTGATTACTTCAACATTCAATCATGTTCTGCCAGTAGTAGTTTCTTTAATCGCTGTTCCTATTATTGCCATTTATCTTACCCGAATTCCTAAGTATAAAATTATTGGAACTGGCATGCTCATTGGGCTAATTCCGTTGAGTATTCTCGTAGTTACAATTATTACATTGAGTAGACTTCATTAATAAAAAAATACAAGTTCATTTCTTTTTAACATGAGTTCGACATAAGTTTACTCAAATAAAATTCTGAACACATTTTCGCAATAAGTAATAAGTATGTCATTTTCATATCATTATTTTCGTTTTCTTTGCTCGCACAAAGAATACTGAATCAAGTTCAGCACAGGCTTCAACAAAAGAAAGTGCGCTTTTCCAGAGGTATTTTTAGTTTTTCTTTTAGGGAAAAACTAAAACCGCATGAATTTTTCTAAATTTTCTCCAAGGATTCGAAAATTCTTAACGAAAAACCCCTGCTATACTGCGGAAAAGACAAAAAAACACCCTGAAATTTTAGATCGAACTCAGGTTTTTAGTATATTTAGAAAACTTAAATTCACAATTATATGAGCATTTTCCATTATTTATCTTCGGCAGTATTAAAGAAAATAAAAAAGAATCCAGTTTCTGATTCTTCAAAAATACTCGGAGGCGCAACAAATTCTGAAGCTGAACAAAATCATGTAGATTCATATTACCACTCATAATTTTTGTTCTTATCCGTTTGTATACTCACTAAAAACGAAGCGTCTAATATAAAATCTTGTCTAGATTCTGTAAAAGAAATCGCAGACGAAATTATTATATTGGACTCTTTTTCTACGGATGATACAATAGCTATTGCTGAAAATTACACTTCAAAAATTTATTTTAAAGAATGGATTGATGATTTCTCTTTTTCAAGAAATTTCGCAATATCGAAAGCTAATGGCGATTGGATCTTAATTATTGATGCTGATGAAAGGTTTGTATTTGAAACTAATTTCATAGCTAGATTAAAAGCTACAAAAACCAACGCTTTTTCTATTATTAGAAAAGAGATGTACAGACAGCAACATGACTTGAAACAAGTAAAATATCCTGTTACCATCATCCGATTGTTTAAACGAGAAACGAATGCTACGTTTGAATATCCAATTCATGAAAGATTAGACGATTTTTTTACGAAAGAAGGAATCCAAGTTGCATTAAATCAAGATTGTTATTTAGAACATCACATTAGTTTAGACATTGAACATGTTCACTCAAAACAAGAGAACTATTTAGCATTGATAGCTAATTATCTACAGAAAAATCCAACTGATGATTGGTTAACGTATCAAAAAATTAAAACTTTAAAGTACTTCAAGAAAAACGAACAGGTTTTTGATCTGATTAAAACGTTTAAAACCAAAAATCTAAAAATTAGAACTGCCACAACCATTATATTAAGTCAACTATATATGGAAAGTGGAAAATTAGACGATGCAATCAGCACATTAAGAAGTTTGCCAAAACCTAATAATAGTACGATAGTACATATGCTATTGGGAGATTGTTACTTTAAAAAAAAAAGCCTCTTCACGCTTTAAAATATTATCTCAGATTAAAAACTTCAAGCAAATCTATTGACTTTGAGCAAGCAATGTATATCCTTAGCTACTGCGAAAAAGAGGACAAAGTATACAAAATTGCAAGTGTTTTATACACTCTGAAATCATACTTTTTATGTATTCTTTATTTAGATGTAAACAAAAAATACTTACAAGCAGATTCACTACTATTATATGCTTTGATTTTCTTAAAAAAGGATGATAAAAAGCAAGCTTTGAAGTTTATAAGAAAAGCTAGAGAAAAGGATCAATATTGGAAAAAATTGATTGAATTAGAGAATCTATATACATAAATAGTTTCTGAAAGTATTCAACATCCAAAATTAAAAAGGATAGCCAATTGCAAAATTAAAAATTCCGTTACTAGCATCAAATGTATATTTTGTAGTTTCATTTTGTACAGGCGCATGCACTGGCGCTGCCCAATCTAACCTCACAACAAAACCTTGAATATCTACACGCACACCTAAACCAGCACCAATGGCAAGTTCATTTATAAAGTTTGACGTAAACTTTCCGCCTGGCAATTCTGAATTTTCATTGCGCAACCATACATTACCTGCATCTACAAAAAGTGCGCCTTTGAAATACGCATATAACGGAAAACGATACTCTACATTTGCTTCTAATTTTATATCTCCAGAACGATCAAAGTAAGAATTCGTGTCTGTACTTTCTGGCGCATACGTTCCTGGACCAATAGATCGTGTTCTAAACGCACGAATACTGTATGGACCGCCTGAGAAAAATTGTCTAGAAAATGGCAGCACTTCCGAATTCCCATAGGCATATCCAAAACCTCCAGATAGTCTGGTGACTAAAGTTTGCTCATTCCCTAAGTTAAAGTAAAAACGTGCGTCTGCATCAATTTTTGCATATTGCGCAAACTCTACACCTAAGATGGTTTTTTTGCCTGAATCATTTTTTGAACTGAATAAACTTAAAGAGTTTCCAGCGATATCTATGTTTGAACTAAAGTAAAAAGGATTTTTTTTGTTTACATTACTTAATTCATTATACGTGAAATTATATGTTAATCCAGAAATTAATTGTTGTTCAAAACTGTTTTTTAGAAAAGGGTTATCATTTAAAATAGTTTCAAACTCGGGCGTAGTATTTGTCAATTTTATAAAATTCGTACTAATTGGGTTTATGGTATGATATGTAGAAGCGTTTGCATTCCATTGGTATCCAAAACTCGTATTGAAACTACTTAAACTGTATAGTTTGCTTCGGTTCAAATATTCAATGCCTGCACTAATTCTGGTTTTAGGAATATTATATTTAAACTGACCAGACACATCCATTGGGAATAGTAATCTAGGAAAAACAAGATCTGCCGTTAAACCTAGTTGTGTACTGCTCAAACCTGTATTGTTTGCTTTCCCACCTAATTGCGCTTCATACCCAAATTTCCCTGTTATTTTTAATACTTCTCCACCTTTAAAAAGATTTCTATCGGTATAACTCAATGCTAATGCTGGTCCACTAAAGCCATTAGATTTGGCATTTGCTTGCAATTCTGCACTTAATGCGCGTTTATTTAAAGGTGATAAATACACACTGGTGTTTAAATAGCCAATGGTATCATTTTCTGAAATAGGTTTTTCTTCGAACTGAACATTTACAAACTTGTACGTGCCAATGGAAGATAATCGCCTGCTGGTGGCTTTAAATTTCTTTGGGTCATAGAACTGTCCTTTTTCAAAGAGCACAAATGGACGCAATCGTTCTGGTTTAAAAAACAGCGTATCTTGTATAAAATTTACACCTGCAATAGTTGTCGTATCTGCTTGTTGGTAATTGTTAGTTACAGTTGTATTTGGATATACATTTATGGTATTTAATTTGTACGCTACCAATGCTTTTTTGGGAACATTCTTTTTTAAGCGCAGATATAAATCAAAACGTTTGTTTTTGTATTGATTCGTATCAATTTCAAAAATTAAAAAGTCGGCATTAAAGTTATAATACCCTTGTGATTTAAGATTGAAATCTATTCGTTCACGTTCAATTTTAAACTTTGCCAGATTAAAACGTTCTCCTTTTTTAATGAAAGATTCGGGTAAGGTTTTTTGTATTTCCTTGTGAATAGAAAGCGTATCAGTTTCTAATTGATACGTTTCCATGACATAAGGTTGCTTGAGTTCTATAGTATAAATAACTTCACTTTTTTTGCTTCCCTTTTTAATTTCAGAAGTTACTTTACTGTAGAAGAAACCTAAGTTTTCTAGTCTATTGAGAATAAAATTCTCCGTTTTTTTTATGTCTACATCAGATTGATATACAGGATCTTCTCCTAGTTTTTTATTTATGAATCGGTAGATGAATCCTGGGTTACCGTTTTCCACTTTATAGTGTGCTAATAAACCTAACTTTGAGGTATTTGGTTGCGGTCTCAATATAGCTTGAAGCTCCTCTTCTATGATTTTTTGATCTTTTATTTTTTCTTCGGAATCAATTTTGAAAGTCGCACCTTTGTATAACGTTTCATTTTCTGGTATAAAACGTTTTACACTACAAGAATATAGTATAACTGCAAAAAATAACAGTATAAAATAGTTTAGTTTCATTGTTTCGATGTGTCTTTTTTAGTCTTTTCTGCTTCTTTTGTTTTTGCAACTTCTTCTTTGACTTTTTTCGCAAAAAGCTCTTCAAATTTATTGAATTCTTGATTGAATATTAAAGAAATTCCTGTGAGTATAATTTGTCCATCAATAACATTTTCAAAATCATTTTTACGATACGCTTTCAATCGCCATCTTCCATTATCATCAAAAAGATATTGAATGTTTACAGTTCCAACCAAAGGCGTAGTTTGTCCTGCATTTTGCGAATTTTCTTGAATATCAACGCCACTTCCAACTTCTACAATCAGTTTATCATTGAGCAATCGTTTTCTAGCATTTACATCTAATTGTGTTTTATTAGATGGTGCATTTCCTTGGTAATCTGTATAACTATTTAAACCAAAATCCAGTTCAATTCCTGAATTTCCTAGTAATTTATTTGAAAAATTATTCAGTTGGTTGGAGAGTACATTATTTGCATTGTCTCTCGCAATTGACAATGAGCCACCAGAACTTCCATCGTTTGTAGCAGAAGGAAAAAATTGATTTAATACTAATAACGAAAATACTTGTTTGTTAAGTTCGTCTTCTTGTGTATTGAGTTGTTGAACTTGCGCATAAACTGCGCCACCAAGTTCTCCTTGATTATCTTTTGGAATATCAAGATTAAAGGAAATTTCAGGTTTTAGCAATTGCCCTTTTAAATTAAGATACACTAGAAACGGAAGTTTTTGGCGATATTTACTCGTAATATTAGCACTTTCGCTTGTAAGTTTGGTTGCCATTAGGCCAGATGCAGCAGCTTCTATTTTATAAATAGCTCTAATATCCATGTCAGCTTCTAACGGATTTCCACGCCAAATAATACTACTACCTTGCGCAATATCAAAATGTCTTTTTACTAAATTATAGAGACTTACTTCGTAATGTCCACTATCTACTTCGTATTTTCCAGAGAGTGACATATCGCCATTTTCAGAAATACCAAACTTAAAGTTTCCAGTTCCAGATACTTTTAAATTATCGCCAGAACGCTCATCCACAATAATATTAAAAACAGCTTTTTTTGAAACGGTCAATTGTGCATCTATATCATATCCTCTTAATACTGCCGTTGATGACACATCATCTTTTTGATTTGTTAGAATATCATCTGGATTTTTTTTATTTACAAAAATGACAATGCCTTCTTTCTCAACAAGATTCACTTCATCTTCAGGAATGACATACGTAAAATCTGAAGTTTTATTTACCATTAAACTACCACGTACTTTAGGAAGTTTCAATGTGCCATTTATAGAAACATCTGCATCGAGATTGACTTTTCCGTAGAACAAATCATTAGCTTCTTTTGTGGAGTTTAGTACTTCAATATTTTTAGCTTTTAGCGTTAATGCAAATGATGAATTTGATAGGTTTTTTGTAGAAATTTTTCCATCTAAAACAAAAGGATTTTGATTGATGTCCAACATCGTAAATTTATCAAAATAAATACCTGCTTCATCTAGTTTTATAGATTCTTTTGGAAGTGTAAAAGATGCATTAAACGCATTAATTGTTAAACCAGCGTCATTAAATTTTAAAGCACCTAAAAGTTTTGGTTCATTTGTGGAGCCAGTTAGTTTGACGTTCCCTGAAAGATTCCCAGATGTTTTTGACAAATACTTTCCTGCAAATTGGTCTAATGCTTTTAGTTCGAAATTTTTTAAATCGATATCAAAATTAAGTATTGCATCATCTTCATTCGCTATATAATCACCAATAATGGCTACGTTTAAATTGTCTCCTAAGATTGCTAAATTAAGATCGTATTTAGAAGCATCTACTGATTTCGCATCAAGGTTCAACCTACCGAGTGGCACTTCCACAACTTCCAAATTAGTTATATTGGCATTGGCTGTTATTCCAGTATCTCCAAAAGGATATTCTACTACAATTTCTCCATTTAGTTTCCCTGAAGCTAGTATTTTTTCTTGATTAAATAAACTGGTAATGGTACTTAATTCAAAATTTTTAAAATTAAAACCTACATGTTCAATGGTTTTTCCAGGCAACGTATTGCTAACGGTAATTTGTTGCTCGTTTTGGCTCAACTTAAAATCTTTGAATCCTAAATAATTTGTAGTATACGTAATCTTATTATCTGAAAGAATAGACCAGTTTTGTTTGTTAAGAATGAACCCTTTTGGATTGATATGAAAGCTTATACTATCTTTTTGTTTGGTAATTTCAGAAGCAATTTGAATCAAGGTTTCGTCAGCGTCTTTCGCAATAAAATCCGTGTATACTATTTGATCTTTCACGTTTCCTTTTAGACTTATTTTTTGAATTGCCAGCGCTCCAGTTTTTAACGAACCAAGTTTGAAATCGAAATCTAACGTTTCCTTTTCTGCATTTAGTGAAAAATTAAGACTATCAATAATATTTCCGTTATAGGTTATTTTTGACGCAGTTGCATTCGCGATAAGCGAGTTGTTTTCAGCATTAAAATCTACAGTAATCGCTATCGGATTTAAAGATTCTAATTTGGGTAAGAATAAGTCTTTAAGAATAGGAGCTTGTTTTACCGTAGCATTAAATTTCATAGTAATATTTGATGCAACATCAGTTTCGGTAGTTGTAACATCATCCTTAAAATACGTATTAAATTGCTTTTGTAGTTCCGCAATAAGATTTACCACATCGGTGTTTGAAACCAACGAAGCATTTACAGGATTACTTTCAATCTCAAAAGCAGTCGTTTTGTCTGTAAGTTTTGCATAAACAATAATATCGCCCAATAAATAAGGTCTATTGTTCCGAACAGAAATTGCATCTTTGATAATTCCGCTAAATGCTAGGTTACTTGTTGAATTACCTACAATATCTGCTTCCAGCTTAAATTTTGCACGTACATCTTCTTCGGCAAGTCCAAGTGTTTGAAAGTTGACACCTTTTAAATTTAAAATCGTTTGAATTTTGGAAGCAACCGTATCTAACTGAATCAAGTTTACCATTTCAAAATCTAAATTTTCATCTTTGAAGTTTAGGTTCAGATTTCCATTACCATTCGTAATTTTTCCATCTAGTTGCAGTTTTGAAAAATCGTAGTTATTATAGGATAGTTTTTTAAAATCGGTCTTCAATGTTGCATCTAACGTATTGAGACTGTTTCCTTCGCCATTTATTGTAGTTGTAAATGAATAGACGCCTAGTTTTTCATTTTTAAGAATTTTGCCAAGTGCTAAATTATCAACAGCAACACTTCCATTAAAAGCAATGGCTTTCTTGTTTTTAAAATTCCCTTTTATAACAACAGTTCCATCGGAAGTTTTAAGTGTCGCATTCGTTTTAAAATTGGTTAAATTTCCATTAACACTACCTTTTAACTGAAATGTTTCGGGAACTTCAATAGTCAGTATTTCAGGATCAATAAATGTAAAGGCGTCTTTTTTGTTTGATGTGATATTGAAGTTCTTAAAGTCTAGATGTAATGTATTAATATCTAGTGTATTTTTAACGCTTCCTTGGATATTCATCTTTGTATTCGTTCCCCAATTTAATGTCGTTTTAGGTATATTTAGGTTGCTTAAAGTACCATTTAGCTTTAGCGAACCTATTATTTGCTTCTTTGAAAGTTTCGTTATATAGTTATTATTTTTTAGTTCAGGTAGGAAGAAAAAAGCATCTTTTGGGTTTACACTCAAACTCGGAATCGTTGCAGATAATCGACTTAAATCTGGATCTTTAATAAAAGTATTTATTGAGTTATAATTGACAGAAACATTACCAGAAATACTATTATTATTTGTGCGAACAGAAAGATTTTTTAAGATTGTTGACGTGTTATTTAATGCTAACTGCGCACCAAAATTTTTCAATTGAAATCCACTTCGATCTGTAAACGAAATATTTTCTAAAGATGCGCTTGCGTTTCCTGGTTTGTATTCAAATGAATTGGCTTTGAAGTTGAAATCTTCCAATTGAATATTTTCTGCGTTAAAGACGTTTCTAACGGAAGTTGTATTTCCAGTTTTTGCTGTAATTTCAGTATTCAATAGTTCAATATCGTTAGCCATTATTGTCCAATTTGGCCATTCAAAATTTGCAGGTTTTACAACAGTTGTTCCAACAATAGGATTTGATTGTTCAAATGTGATAATTGAATTTTTTAGATTGAAATTAGTTAGGTTGACCGTTTGTGTTTCCAAATCGAATACAGGTATTTTCGAGATTAATTCATCTATCGAAAGATTCATATCTAGGTATTCAGGAACCGAATTATAGGAGATTTGCGTATTTTTTACATCAAGATTTTGGATAGCTATAAATGGCAACTTGATTACTTCTGCAGTAGGATCGACAGGAAATGGTTTCGTTTGTCGGTATTTTATAACGCCATCTTTCAACTGAACACTATTGATGTCAAAATGCATTTGTTCCAAATCGATCGAATTAGTTTCAAGTTTTGCAGTATTTAATTTTACCGCACTTTCAATTCCTAAAATGGCATCAGTATACGTTAGTTCGATGTTTTTGAAATTTAGCTTTCCTAGTGTAATTTTTAATGCTTCTCCAGATGTTTGAGCAATAGAATCTTTCGTGGTGAACGTATCAATTAGAAAATCATAATTAAATTTTGAAATACTATCTTTTCTGTAAATATTCGCTTTTAATCCGTCCGATTCCAACGATTTTAAATTAAATCCATTGCCTTTTATAAGTGGCATTAAAGCGATGGAAGCTTCTAAGCTTTTAGAATATACGAGCGTATCTCCTTTTTTATCTTCTAAATAGAGATCTTCAATTATTAAGTTACCAGAAAAAGTAAGATAGAGTTTTTTAATTTCTACTTTCGTATTGGTTTTGTTTGATATGTAATTAGTTACTTTAGTTACAATAATGCTTTGTCCCCAAGGACTTCTTATGAATAGTATAAGCGCAATAAAAAGGATAAAAAGAGTTAGAATTGTTCTTTTTACGATTTTCCAAAACAACGCTTTTTTTGTTTTTTTTTGCTGCTCCATTAATATGTTATAAAATAAATAGCATTCGTTTTTTGGTTCGATTTAATTTCATCAAAAACAACTATCTTAAAACTTAATCAGTCCACTATTACAAGTAAAGATAATTCTCTGCAAAAATAACACAAAACATTCTTAAACTTTGGAATCATATGTATCAACATTTCTTTCTAGACTAAAATAAATTCTACGGTTTTACCTTATCAACCTTTAGAGTTTGATTTTTAACTTTAGTACTAACTTAAAATTTACAATAGTATGAAAACTAAAAACTTAAACAATTTATCATTAAACAAAAAATCAATTGCAACCTTTACACTAACTGGCGGAAGAGCGCAACCAATAACAAATGTGACAAATATTACTTGTGTTGGAATTTGCGAAAATTCTAAAATTATATGCGATCAAGAATGATCAATACATAGATTTTATTTTTATTTATGAAATGAAAAAGCGTCACTCAAATAAATGAGTGACGCTTTTTGTATATAATTGAATTTATATAATACCGAGATTATTAATCTTCAACTTCTACTAATCCTTTGTTGATGTCACCTTTTTTGATAGTATCAAACATTACTGGTGTTGCAATGAACATAGATGAATATGTACCTACAATTACACCTACGATTAATGCAAACATGAATCCTCTAATAGATTCTCCACCGAAAATAAAGATTGCTAATAAT from Kordia antarctica encodes the following:
- the tamL gene encoding translocation and assembly module lipoprotein TamL translates to MKLNYFILLFFAVILYSCSVKRFIPENETLYKGATFKIDSEEKIKDQKIIEEELQAILRPQPNTSKLGLLAHYKVENGNPGFIYRFINKKLGEDPVYQSDVDIKKTENFILNRLENLGFFYSKVTSEIKKGSKKSEVIYTIELKQPYVMETYQLETDTLSIHKEIQKTLPESFIKKGERFNLAKFKIERERIDFNLKSQGYYNFNADFLIFEIDTNQYKNKRFDLYLRLKKNVPKKALVAYKLNTINVYPNTTVTNNYQQADTTTIAGVNFIQDTLFFKPERLRPFVLFEKGQFYDPKKFKATSRRLSSIGTYKFVNVQFEEKPISENDTIGYLNTSVYLSPLNKRALSAELQANAKSNGFSGPALALSYTDRNLFKGGEVLKITGKFGYEAQLGGKANNTGLSSTQLGLTADLVFPRLLFPMDVSGQFKYNIPKTRISAGIEYLNRSKLYSLSSFNTSFGYQWNANASTYHTINPISTNFIKLTNTTPEFETILNDNPFLKNSFEQQLISGLTYNFTYNELSNVNKKNPFYFSSNIDIAGNSLSLFSSKNDSGKKTILGVEFAQYAKIDADARFYFNLGNEQTLVTRLSGGFGYAYGNSEVLPFSRQFFSGGPYSIRAFRTRSIGPGTYAPESTDTNSYFDRSGDIKLEANVEYRFPLYAYFKGALFVDAGNVWLRNENSELPGGKFTSNFINELAIGAGLGVRVDIQGFVVRLDWAAPVHAPVQNETTKYTFDASNGIFNFAIGYPF